The proteins below come from a single Tenuifilum thalassicum genomic window:
- a CDS encoding sensor histidine kinase, with protein MKISPRIRFILILLLAAISISFITIYFTNQFVKQLKEEERDKINLWANAVKYISDESDACQDFALIFEIVQNNKTVPVILTDENGSLIGYRNIYIGNPSDTSQINKILNKMKEVHSPIEINLPDGSKNYVYYFDSITLKKLNYYPYMQLFIIFIFIGVSFLAYSQARKSEQNLIWLGMAKETAHQLGTPTSSLMACSEILKEKYSNDEIIMELEKDVKRVETITNRFSKIGSKPKLGNININTVIEQTIEYQLKRCPNTIKINYRKSKIPILVKANDILIGWVLENLIKNAIDAMQGVGSIKITTNVQKKRVYIDISDEGKGIEKRNFKEVFRAGYSTKERGWGIGLSLAKRIVEEYHHGKIFVLSSELNKGTTFRIVLKKG; from the coding sequence ATGAAAATAAGTCCTCGTATTAGGTTTATTCTAATATTGCTTCTAGCTGCAATATCTATATCGTTTATTACAATATATTTTACCAATCAGTTTGTTAAACAGCTAAAGGAAGAAGAACGCGATAAAATTAACCTCTGGGCAAATGCTGTAAAATATATATCCGATGAATCGGATGCTTGTCAAGATTTTGCTTTAATATTTGAGATTGTTCAAAATAACAAAACGGTACCTGTAATTCTCACGGACGAAAATGGTTCATTAATTGGTTATAGAAATATATACATTGGCAATCCAAGTGATACATCCCAAATTAATAAGATTTTGAATAAAATGAAGGAGGTTCACTCCCCAATTGAAATAAATTTACCCGATGGTTCAAAAAACTATGTCTACTACTTTGATAGCATAACATTAAAAAAACTTAATTATTATCCTTATATGCAATTATTTATCATTTTTATTTTTATCGGTGTATCGTTTTTAGCTTACAGCCAGGCAAGAAAATCAGAGCAAAATTTAATTTGGCTTGGTATGGCCAAAGAAACAGCTCATCAACTAGGTACACCAACCTCTTCGTTAATGGCGTGTTCGGAAATTTTAAAAGAAAAGTATAGTAATGATGAAATAATAATGGAGCTCGAAAAAGATGTTAAGCGAGTAGAAACAATCACAAATCGATTTTCAAAAATTGGTTCAAAACCGAAACTCGGAAATATCAATATAAATACAGTAATAGAGCAAACCATAGAATATCAGCTAAAAAGGTGCCCAAATACCATAAAAATAAACTACAGAAAAAGTAAAATACCCATTTTGGTAAAGGCAAATGATATACTCATAGGCTGGGTTCTTGAAAACTTAATTAAAAATGCCATAGATGCTATGCAAGGAGTTGGGAGCATTAAAATAACAACAAACGTACAAAAGAAAAGAGTTTATATTGATATTTCAGATGAGGGTAAGGGCATAGAAAAGCGAAATTTTAAGGAAGTATTTCGTGCCGGATATTCTACCAAAGAGAGAGGTTGGGGAATCGGATTAAGCTTAGCTAAACGAATTGTTGAAGAGTATCACCATGGAAAAATATTTGTTCTTAGCTCTGAACTTAATAAAGGAACAACATTTAGAATTGTACTAAAAAAAGGTTAA
- a CDS encoding tetratricopeptide repeat protein, producing MKVVKVLFSALILLSINQSGYSQAKVDTLLLKLYQEPRDSIRVLILKDIAYEYEVNEQNPILAENYLLEAKRLAENLKNDKLKIEVYTSLGVLYRNISNYTNALKFHNDALELAKSISDKHYQCVSLNNLGVVYRRLDNHAYASEYHIKALKLAEEIKDTFNIAVACNSLGNIFSLNGRYDEALEYFQRALFLSKKMENLLGQAMNYNNIGEVYEFKGDYEKAKEYYSKSLDVNFKINSLKGIGINYNALGKIELYLGNVAKAYNYFKKSLEIDKQLGDKKFLADSYINLAKAQLFLNYNNQALSNIDSCLKIAKQINSLIHFQQAYEVLSTYYQRIGNHGKALEYFKLASAYKDSVLNEKNSRHISTIQTLYETEKKENEIKLLLQQQELKQREITKQKIQTYALLIGLLLSGFMLVAIYFTLKVKRKTADQLAEQIKEIELKNVLLEEKNQEIEEQKIEIEKNKNFIEQKNKNLEEAYKIIENYIEKITDSIRYAERIQESIQPSLSQIKSAFPDTFVLNRPKDIVSGDFYWMQKLGKKVFFALADCTGHGVPGAFMSIIGIDIINQAINQHHLFKTDDILSFIDQELVRRLSRSKVEKVLKDSMDIALCVFDSETYLLEYTSALIPIFLQHNSTIEELKPDFITLGTRLTNINKKNFTVKTKKLIPGDWIFISSDGYFDQLGGENHKKFMRSRFKENLMLVSDLDGEGKCSHLEKTLLDWMNNTEQIDDILVWGIKV from the coding sequence ATGAAAGTAGTAAAAGTATTATTTTCTGCACTTATTTTATTATCCATCAACCAATCAGGATATTCACAGGCAAAGGTTGATACTCTACTGCTTAAACTATATCAAGAACCCCGAGATAGCATCAGAGTTTTAATCCTAAAGGATATTGCTTATGAATACGAAGTGAATGAACAGAACCCAATCCTTGCTGAGAACTATCTTCTTGAAGCTAAACGATTAGCCGAAAATCTTAAAAATGATAAGCTAAAAATTGAAGTATATACGTCGTTAGGTGTACTTTATAGAAATATTTCGAACTATACTAATGCCTTAAAATTTCATAACGATGCTTTAGAACTTGCTAAAAGTATTTCCGATAAACATTATCAGTGTGTATCGTTAAATAATCTGGGAGTAGTTTATCGTCGGCTCGATAACCATGCCTATGCATCGGAGTACCATATCAAAGCATTAAAATTAGCTGAAGAGATAAAGGATACCTTTAATATCGCAGTAGCCTGTAATAGTTTAGGTAATATTTTTTCACTTAATGGTAGGTACGATGAGGCGTTAGAATACTTTCAACGAGCCCTGTTTCTATCAAAGAAAATGGAAAACCTCTTAGGCCAAGCCATGAACTATAATAACATTGGCGAAGTTTACGAATTCAAAGGCGATTACGAAAAGGCTAAGGAGTATTACTCAAAATCGTTGGATGTAAACTTTAAAATAAACAGCCTTAAAGGTATAGGTATAAACTACAATGCGCTAGGTAAAATAGAACTTTACTTGGGTAATGTTGCTAAAGCATACAATTACTTTAAGAAAAGCTTAGAAATAGATAAACAGCTAGGCGATAAAAAGTTTCTGGCCGACAGCTATATTAATCTTGCAAAAGCTCAATTGTTTCTTAATTACAATAATCAGGCATTGAGCAATATAGATAGCTGTTTAAAAATTGCAAAGCAAATTAATAGCTTAATACATTTTCAGCAAGCTTATGAGGTTTTATCTACATATTATCAACGAATTGGTAATCATGGCAAAGCTCTTGAATATTTTAAGCTTGCTTCTGCCTATAAGGATAGCGTGCTAAACGAAAAGAATAGTCGACATATTTCTACAATTCAAACCTTATATGAAACTGAAAAAAAAGAGAATGAAATAAAATTACTACTACAACAGCAAGAGCTTAAGCAGCGAGAAATTACCAAGCAAAAGATACAAACATATGCCCTATTAATAGGTTTACTTCTTAGCGGTTTTATGCTTGTTGCAATCTATTTTACATTGAAAGTGAAGCGTAAAACAGCCGATCAACTTGCTGAGCAAATTAAAGAAATTGAGCTAAAAAATGTACTGCTAGAAGAAAAAAACCAAGAAATTGAAGAGCAAAAAATAGAGATTGAGAAAAACAAAAATTTTATTGAGCAGAAAAACAAAAACCTTGAAGAAGCATACAAAATTATTGAGAATTATATCGAAAAAATTACTGATAGCATACGATATGCTGAACGTATACAAGAATCTATTCAACCTTCGCTTTCTCAAATTAAAAGTGCTTTCCCCGACACATTTGTTTTAAACCGACCAAAGGATATTGTTAGTGGCGATTTTTATTGGATGCAAAAGTTAGGCAAAAAGGTTTTCTTTGCACTTGCCGATTGTACTGGACATGGCGTGCCAGGTGCTTTTATGAGTATTATTGGTATTGATATAATTAATCAAGCAATCAACCAGCATCACCTTTTCAAAACAGATGATATTCTATCTTTTATAGACCAAGAGCTGGTTCGTCGTTTAAGTCGTTCTAAAGTTGAAAAAGTACTTAAAGATAGTATGGACATTGCTCTTTGCGTTTTTGACTCCGAGACATATCTGCTTGAGTATACAAGTGCTTTGATTCCTATCTTTTTACAGCATAATAGTACAATTGAGGAGTTAAAGCCCGATTTTATAACTTTAGGAACCAGGCTTACCAACATAAACAAGAAAAACTTTACGGTTAAAACCAAAAAACTCATTCCTGGCGATTGGATTTTTATATCTTCTGATGGCTATTTCGACCAGCTTGGAGGTGAAAATCATAAAAAGTTTATGCGTTCGAGGTTTAAAGAAAACCTAATGCTTGTATCAGATCTTGATGGTGAGGGTAAATGCTCACATCTTGAAAAAACTTTACTTGATTGGATGAATAATACTGAACAAATTGATGACATATTGGTTTGGGGTATTAAAGTATAA
- a CDS encoding AsmA family protein, whose amino-acid sequence MSRLIYKSILIIFVLFLVIIVTGTLILFFYQDKFINHLVSDINTKSDISFTYSDIKINTYQSFPKFSYSVADFCIEYTKDGKSDTIIYSKNFNINISPFHLLKGKILVNGFSANDGKINWHGYYKNFIETESNNQSIIVILSNLKFNNFIINRYNDYGKKTLTINAKKINMNIASDKSISYFKFKNAINSFSYGDILIEEPFELNFEIYQQKNLIFNNIELYFKSLQLNGNGRIDNSNEALNRFRFKYSLNSTKDIVFNPNLDFLKNTEGKLRGDLYIKLSANNDNIDSLVINF is encoded by the coding sequence ATGTCGAGGCTAATTTACAAATCTATTCTTATCATATTTGTTCTATTCCTAGTTATAATAGTTACAGGCACATTAATACTTTTTTTCTACCAAGACAAATTCATTAATCACCTTGTTTCAGATATTAATACAAAATCGGACATTTCATTTACTTATTCTGATATAAAAATTAATACTTATCAATCCTTTCCCAAGTTTTCCTATTCAGTAGCCGACTTTTGTATAGAATATACAAAAGATGGTAAAAGTGATACCATTATTTACTCTAAAAACTTTAATATAAACATCTCTCCCTTTCACCTTCTAAAAGGTAAGATTTTAGTTAATGGGTTTTCTGCAAATGATGGTAAAATAAACTGGCATGGCTACTACAAAAATTTTATTGAAACAGAATCTAATAATCAGAGTATTATTGTGATTTTATCAAACCTAAAGTTTAATAATTTTATTATAAATCGATATAACGATTATGGTAAAAAAACGCTTACCATCAACGCAAAAAAAATTAATATGAATATAGCTTCTGATAAATCCATTAGCTATTTCAAATTTAAAAATGCTATAAACTCATTTTCGTATGGTGATATTTTAATAGAGGAACCGTTTGAACTAAACTTTGAAATATATCAACAAAAAAATCTAATATTTAATAATATCGAATTATACTTTAAAAGTTTACAGCTGAATGGAAATGGTAGGATCGATAACTCTAATGAAGCCTTAAATAGATTTAGGTTTAAGTATTCATTAAACTCTACTAAGGACATCGTATTTAACCCAAATCTTGATTTTTTAAAGAATACCGAAGGTAAATTACGAGGCGATTTGTACATAAAATTATCGGCTAACAATGACAATATTGATTCACTTGTAATAAATTTTTAA
- a CDS encoding ribonuclease P protein component: protein MHLESEVSDLLKSELNAFKFPVKLVYKFKTNDSSESIPFKVLFIVPKRYLKKAFKRNLIRRRMKEAFRLNQEIISKSIPQNTTVLLALIYVSKDEVSFKHIQDSIVYLLKQIDLNEGNYS from the coding sequence ATGCATCTTGAAAGCGAGGTGTCCGATTTACTCAAATCGGAGTTAAACGCTTTTAAGTTTCCTGTAAAATTGGTTTACAAATTTAAAACGAACGATTCTTCGGAAAGCATCCCTTTTAAAGTTTTATTTATTGTTCCAAAAAGATACTTAAAAAAAGCATTTAAACGTAATTTGATTAGGAGAAGAATGAAAGAAGCTTTTAGATTAAATCAGGAAATAATTAGTAAAAGCATTCCACAAAATACAACCGTTTTATTAGCGCTAATTTATGTATCAAAGGATGAGGTTTCGTTCAAACATATCCAAGATTCAATTGTTTATCTTTTGAAACAAATAGATTTAAATGAAGGTAATTATTCTTAG
- a CDS encoding AsmA-like C-terminal region-containing protein translates to MSNNFKEHKTYIKKAEFSYEDIVSYDFKAKLKGSEEIAVLIKGNSLISKTFENKRIGIRATGPLSCLLTYNPSTSDIAFRKIKGKLFFTEDIDISTEQIISKGNVDIDNDIVINGYLSSNSSMVNFNVIQNDIVNVLNHKADLFPSIKMWGEKIAYNDFSNLIVDNSNSSDSSSINAKLEVNFKSFEYQRLLLKRFKATGVYIDNAIKLDYFTADCFDGNISGKLVQKQNSYSSNIWVNSINIQTLFRHYNNWGQKLITSENISGQFKGLITLSFKTNPNDEIDKNSFQLKSDIQIVNGELKGVNQLEKLSKWIKPEELKVIKFDTLKNQISIRNKKIIIPFMDVKSNALSLSLYGVHTFTNNYEYNLKINFSNILKRKFLNSHGNDNMNSNNGYINLYFKIIGKDSNYNIQWINKKAFKEKIDKPETIEPDTLQIKPHKENNTYESATNPKGYKIEWDEFTDTLK, encoded by the coding sequence TTGAGTAACAACTTTAAGGAACATAAGACCTATATCAAAAAAGCAGAATTTAGCTATGAAGACATAGTTTCGTATGATTTCAAAGCGAAACTAAAAGGGTCTGAGGAAATTGCTGTGTTAATAAAGGGCAATTCGCTTATATCCAAAACATTTGAAAATAAAAGAATCGGGATAAGAGCGACAGGTCCCTTAAGCTGTTTGCTTACCTATAACCCGTCTACATCTGATATTGCATTTCGTAAAATAAAAGGAAAACTGTTTTTTACTGAAGATATAGATATCTCTACTGAACAAATAATTTCAAAAGGGAATGTTGATATTGACAATGATATAGTTATCAATGGTTACTTATCTTCCAATTCATCAATGGTTAATTTTAATGTCATTCAAAATGATATTGTAAATGTGTTAAATCATAAAGCCGACCTTTTCCCTAGTATAAAAATGTGGGGAGAAAAAATTGCCTACAACGATTTCTCTAATCTTATTGTAGACAATTCAAACAGCAGTGACTCCTCATCGATTAATGCTAAACTTGAAGTTAATTTTAAATCATTTGAATACCAAAGGCTTCTTCTGAAACGTTTTAAAGCTACCGGAGTCTATATCGACAATGCTATTAAATTAGATTATTTCACTGCAGATTGCTTTGATGGTAATATTTCTGGAAAACTAGTTCAAAAACAAAACAGCTACTCATCGAATATTTGGGTTAATAGCATTAATATTCAAACTCTATTTAGGCATTACAATAATTGGGGTCAAAAGTTGATTACAAGCGAAAACATTTCAGGACAATTCAAGGGTTTGATTACTTTAAGTTTTAAAACAAATCCTAATGATGAAATAGACAAGAACTCATTCCAACTTAAATCAGATATACAAATTGTAAATGGAGAATTGAAAGGAGTAAATCAACTAGAAAAGCTTTCCAAATGGATTAAACCCGAAGAGCTAAAAGTAATAAAGTTCGATACGTTAAAGAATCAGATTTCTATTCGTAATAAAAAAATCATTATTCCATTTATGGATGTCAAATCGAACGCATTATCATTGAGCTTGTATGGTGTACACACTTTTACAAACAACTATGAGTATAACCTTAAAATTAATTTTAGCAATATACTAAAACGTAAATTTTTAAACTCTCATGGTAACGATAATATGAATTCTAACAATGGATATATAAACCTTTACTTTAAGATTATTGGAAAAGATAGCAACTACAACATACAATGGATAAATAAAAAGGCCTTTAAGGAAAAGATTGATAAACCAGAAACAATTGAACCAGACACCTTGCAAATTAAACCACATAAGGAGAACAACACATATGAATCAGCAACAAACCCTAAAGGGTATAAAATTGAGTGGGATGAATTTACCGATACTCTAAAATAG
- a CDS encoding uroporphyrinogen-III synthase, translated as MKIKRIVVSQPEPQNEKSPYNDIKEKYGVELDFRPFIHVEGVSSKEFRQQKINITDHTAVIFTSKTAIDNFFRLSEELRISIPETMKYFCITEAIALYLQKYIVYRKRKIFFGDNTFKDLLEIIKKHKEENFLLPLSNVHKPEIPRALTRAKIKYTKGIFYKTVSSDLSDLNPFPYDMIVFYSPNGVKSLFENFPNFEQGDIAIAVFGDTTAKVAKDLGLRIDIKAPTEEFRSMTQALDFYLSQQKKKK; from the coding sequence TTGAAAATCAAAAGGATAGTTGTTTCACAGCCAGAACCCCAAAATGAGAAGTCGCCTTATAATGATATTAAAGAGAAGTATGGGGTTGAACTTGATTTCCGCCCGTTTATCCATGTCGAGGGTGTGAGTTCGAAGGAGTTTAGACAGCAGAAAATTAATATTACTGACCACACTGCTGTTATATTCACTAGCAAGACTGCTATTGATAATTTTTTCCGCCTTTCGGAGGAGTTAAGGATTTCAATTCCTGAAACAATGAAATACTTCTGCATTACAGAAGCTATTGCTCTTTATCTTCAAAAGTATATTGTTTACCGTAAAAGAAAGATTTTCTTTGGCGACAATACTTTTAAAGATTTGCTTGAAATAATCAAAAAACATAAAGAAGAAAATTTCTTACTTCCTCTTTCCAACGTTCACAAACCTGAAATCCCACGAGCATTAACTAGAGCTAAAATTAAGTACACAAAAGGAATTTTTTATAAAACCGTTAGTAGCGACCTTTCCGACTTAAATCCCTTTCCGTATGATATGATAGTTTTCTATAGCCCTAATGGGGTTAAATCGCTCTTTGAAAATTTCCCAAATTTTGAACAAGGTGATATTGCAATTGCAGTATTTGGTGATACCACCGCAAAAGTTGCTAAGGATTTAGGATTGAGAATTGATATAAAGGCTCCTACCGAGGAATTTAGGAGCATGACGCAAGCACTTGATTTTTACTTAAGTCAACAAAAGAAAAAGAAGTAA
- the yidD gene encoding membrane protein insertion efficiency factor YidD, whose protein sequence is MKVIILSVWRFITRLLAFIPILIVKLYQIFLSPYLPNSCRFTPTCSAYSIKALRKHGFFKGLWLSVKRISRCHPWGDHGYDPVP, encoded by the coding sequence ATGAAGGTAATTATTCTTAGTGTATGGCGATTTATTACAAGATTACTAGCTTTTATTCCGATATTGATAGTAAAGCTGTATCAAATCTTTTTATCGCCATATTTGCCCAATAGTTGTAGATTTACCCCTACTTGTTCTGCATATTCAATAAAAGCTTTAAGAAAACACGGTTTTTTTAAAGGTCTTTGGTTATCGGTGAAACGTATATCAAGGTGTCACCCATGGGGTGATCATGGATACGACCCAGTACCTTAA